From the Lathyrus oleraceus cultivar Zhongwan6 chromosome 4, CAAS_Psat_ZW6_1.0, whole genome shotgun sequence genome, one window contains:
- the LOC127075581 gene encoding uncharacterized protein LOC127075581, whose product MEFKNLSVLVLFLLVLVGINGSKSGEEYWKSVWPNTPIPKALSDLMTSDKGANMPIKSQEENQYWTIFFEHDLYPGKTMNLGIQKNSDIQSSKSPRYLPIKKATKTETNTISQPFGVCIWWYKKESDRTNQTFLSSVCDKKETTKEKQPFGISVWWHKKETEKENQPFGFLAWASKETRKANQLYVKDTQKESQYFVSHTSDEKEVQILNSYCRTQSAIGEDKYCALSLESMMDFVISKLGKNVKVMSSSLSQNQDKYVVEEVNKIGDKAVMCHRLNFKKVVFYCHAVNATTTYMVPLVASDGTKSKALTICHHDTRGMNPNVLNEVLNVNPGTVSVCHFIGNKAIAWVPDTSESSGHPCVI is encoded by the exons ATGGAGTTTAAAAATCTATCAGTTTTAGTTCTCTTTTTG TTGGTTCTTGTGGGTATAAATGGATCTAAATCTGGAGAAGAATATTGGAAATCTGTTTGGCCAAACACTCCTATACCTAAAGCACTTTCAGATTTGATGACATCTG ATAAAGGAGCTAACATGCCTATCAAAAGTCAAGAAGAGAATCAATATTGGACTATCTTTTTTGAACATGATCTTTATCCTGGAAAAACAATGAATTTAGGCATTCAAAAAAATTCTGATATCCAATCATCAAAATCACCCAGATATCTACCTATCAAAAAAGCCACCAAAACAGAAACTAATACAATAAGTCAACCTTTTGGAGTATGTATATGGTGGTATAAAAAAGAATCTGATAgaaccaatcaaacttttttaTCTAGTGTGTGTGATAAAAAGGAAACCACAAAAGAAAAACAACCTTTTGGAATTAGTGTGTGGTGGCATAAGAAAGAAACAGAAAAAGAAAATCAACCTTTTGGATTTTTGGCATGGGCAAGCAAAGAAACTAGAAAAGCAAATCAACTTTATGTAAAAGATACGCAAAAAGAAAGTCAATATTTTGTATCACATACATCAGATGAAAAAGAAGTTCAGATTCTTAACAGCTATTGTAGAACTCAATCAGCAATAGGGGAAGACAAATATTGTGCGCTTTCACTAGAATCAatgatggattttgtcatttcAAAGCTTGGAAAGAATGTCAAAGTCATGTCAAGTTCCCTAAGTCAAAATCAGGACAAATATGTAGTGGAGGAAGTAAATAAAATTGGAGACAAAGCAGTGATGTGCCATAGATTGAATTTTAAAAAAGTTGTGTTTTATTGCCATGCAGTCAATGCGACAACAACTTACATGGTCCCGTTGGTGGCCTCTGATGGAACTAAATCAAAAGCACTTACTATTTGCCATCATGACACTAGAGGTATGAATCCTAATGTGTTGAATGAAGTTCTCAATGTTAATCCAGGAACTGTCTCTGTTTGCCATTTTATCGGCAACAAGGCTATTGCTTGGGTACCTGATACGAGTGAGTCTAGTGGCCATCCTTGTGTCATATAG